Within the Paenibacillus sp. AN1007 genome, the region GAGAAAGTGCTGCTCCCCAAACTGCTGCCTGAGGCCAGACGTCAGGCGGATGGTATTCTTGCCTTAATTCAATCCTATGGTTCCACGCATGTACGTGCACATTGTAATATTGAACCGGTCAGTGGGCTTCGGAGGCTGGAAGTAACCAGAGAGGCACTGAATAGCTATGCAGGCAAAATATCCTCAGAGATCGCTGCGTTTCCACAGCATGGGCTGCTGCGCTCGAATTCGGTGGGACTCATGGAACAAGCCATGTCTGAAGGGGCCACTCATGTTGGCGGACTTGACCCGTATACCGTAGATGAGAACATGGAAAAGTCGCTGCATACGATGGTTGAACTTGCAGTGAAACATCGGGCGGGCATTGACATGCATCTGCATGATGGAGGAGAGGCAGGCAGACAGACACTGCTTGAACTTGTCAGACTGACCGAAGAGGCGGGGCTTCAAGGTCAAGTTACGGTCAGTCATGCATTCTGGTTTGCTGGAGCAGAACAGCAGGAGGCCGAAGAGATGGCGGGCCGCATGGCATCGCTGGGAATGGGCGTGGCTTCAACCGTTCCCATTGGCAGAACAATGATGCCGCTTCCTATGCTGCAGCGCGCTGGTGTAAACGTGAAGCTGGCAACGGACAGTTTGACGGATCACTGGTCTCCTTTTGGTAGCGGCGATATGCTGGAGAAGGCCGGGCGCTTCGCTGAGC harbors:
- a CDS encoding amidohydrolase translates to MEKTYWLTNVILEQGYIREGTEVTGTKTGPAHLRIENGVIAAVVDGGEQPTDHLPQVDGKGLLLLPSFEEAHIHLDKTYYDGPWRAVRRISSIFERIEEEKVLLPKLLPEARRQADGILALIQSYGSTHVRAHCNIEPVSGLRRLEVTREALNSYAGKISSEIAAFPQHGLLRSNSVGLMEQAMSEGATHVGGLDPYTVDENMEKSLHTMVELAVKHRAGIDMHLHDGGEAGRQTLLELVRLTEEAGLQGQVTVSHAFWFAGAEQQEAEEMAGRMASLGMGVASTVPIGRTMMPLPMLQRAGVNVKLATDSLTDHWSPFGSGDMLEKAGRFAELYGFSDELALSQSLAVVTGGVTPLNAAGERVWPMAGDAASFVLVHASCAAEAVARRSAREAVWYQGRLVSGSTADMKGQAAERPD